A DNA window from Daucus carota subsp. sativus chromosome 3, DH1 v3.0, whole genome shotgun sequence contains the following coding sequences:
- the LOC108214044 gene encoding uncharacterized protein LOC108214044 isoform X2, with amino-acid sequence MISVLEFFSNSGYTFVECTVRRDDTICHTCNKQAQGSHIYFCTRHNDLQSFYLHITCSELPISVYLHDHLLSLQEDFIFAEDAACIMCKKRVVGSATYTCGSCNDDVDCQNFYLHKPCGEFPQQINHHKHTIHPLSLLPRPDRFTCDICYREIKVSYACVDCNFDACVFCGLEQRLLHHEGHKEHALTLMNKEAFFECEACHEKANDSSYVCTTCEFWIHKTCAFSPAIIQSPTYHHHPLTLVYSVPDIHLVFSQYCGICRRFVYRRSWMYYCHKCTYFVHMKCSTSTMSIVENEADDMDNEPDLVLFPLPSRESIFDLIVTQCCKSQVNFQGEISVAMSLTSIDPHSIEKHWSHQIHPLQQLQFTICDNDSDDSDGDRRELICNGCIQPITVSHPSYYACIQCGFFLHSFCATKLPQRLPVGALHFHPQHSLLLQMKDKFYDIVVCGVCDYSTNGFYYHCQDCDIYVDIRCAFLPTRIKHESHKHHSLVQRPASNSTCSITRYRNEVGVEYGCESCSSFLIDMRCIIIPSRTKHKYDAHPLTLRNPPFFYEGAFYCESCEERVSNQDLLFHCSESEHSYHYACGFWLNTVKLGGTIKVFIADKPHTLALVFKSPTIKRPIHTCSRCFTFFHSYCFLLECDGCGLLSCLECPLSGKLQQITLI; translated from the exons ATGATTTCAGTGTTGGAGTTCTTCAGCAATTCGGGGTACACATTTGTAGAGTGTACTGTTAGGAGAGACGATACTATATGCCATACATGCAACAAACAAGCTCAAGGCTCTCATATATATTTCTGTACCAGACACAATGATCTTCAAAGTTTCTACCTGCACATTACTTGTTCAGAATTACCCATATCAGTTTATCTACATGACCATTTATTAAGTTTACAAgaagattttatttttgcagAGGATGCTGCTTGTATTATGTGCAAAAAACGAGTCGTAGGCTCTGCTACATATACCTGTGGTAGTTGTAATGACGATGTTGATTGTCAAAATTTCTACTTGCATAAGCCTTGTGGAGAATTTCCGCAGCAAATAAACCACCATAAACACACCATTCATCCTCTTTCTCTCCTTCCACGCCCTGATCGTTTCACCTGTGATATTTGTTATCGTGAAATAAAGGTCTCTTATGCATGTGTTGATTGTAACTTTGATGCGTGTGTGTTTTGTGGTTTGGAACAGAGGCTGCTTCATCACGAAGGACACAAGGAGCACGCGCTGACGTTAATGAACAAGGAAGCCTTTTTTGAATGTGAAGCCTGTCATGAGAAAGCTAACGACTCTTCATATGTTTGCACCACCTGTGAGTTCTGGATTCACAAGACCTGCGCCTTTTCCCCCGCCATTATTCAATCGCCTACTTATCACCATCACCCCCTCACTCTCGTCTACTCTGTTCCTGACATTCATCTCGTCTTTAGCCAATACTGTGGTATCTGCCGCCGATTTGTTTACCGCAGGAGCTGGATGTATTATTGCCACAAGTGCACATATTTTGTGCACATGAAATGTTCAACATCCACAATGTCTATTGT TGAGAATGAAGCAGATGACATGGATAATGAACCTGACCTGGTACTATTTCCTCTGCCTAGCCGGGAATCAATATTTGATCTCATTGTGACTCAGTGTTGCAAGTCCCAAGTCAACTTTCAAGGTGAAATCAGTGTTGCCATGTCACTAACATCTATTGATCCACACAGTATTGAAAAGCACTGGAGTCACCAGATCCATCCATTACAACAGCTCCAGTTTACTATCTGTGACAACGACAGCGATGACAGTGATGGTGATAGGAGAGAGCTGATATGCAACGGGTGTATTCAACCTATAACTGTTTCTCATCCCTCTTACTACGCTTGTATCCAGTGTGGTTTCTTTCTCCATTCCTTCTGTGCAACGAAGTTACCACAGAGGTTGCCTGTAGGAGCATTGCATTTTCACCCCCAACATTCTCTCTTGCTTCAGATGAAggataaattttatgatattgtGGTTTGTGGAGTTTGCGACTATTCAACAAATGGATTCTACTATCACTGTCAGGATTGTGATATCTATGTTGATATCCGTTGTGCATTCTTACCAACAAGAATAAAACACGAATCTCACAAGCATCACTCCCTTGTTCAGCGGCCAGCCTCGAATTCTACTTGCAGCATAACCAGGTATCGAAATGAGGTCGGGGTGGAATATGGATGTGAAAGCTGCAGTAGTTTCCTAATTGATATGCGCTGTATAATAATACCAAGTAGGACGAAACACAAATATGATGCTCACCCCTTAACCTTGAGAAATCCACCATTCTTCTACGAGGGAGCATTCTACTGTGAAAGCTGTGAAGAACGAGTTAGCAACCAAGATTTGCTCTTCCATTGCAGTGAATCTGAACATTCTTATCACTATGCTTGTGGGTTTTGGCTCAACACTGTCAAGTTAGGAGGGACAATTAAAGTTTTTATTGCAGATAAACCACACACACTTGCATTAGTTTTCAAGAGTCCTACAATAAAGAGGCCCATACACACTTGTTCACGGTGCTTCACTTTTTTCCATTCCTACTGTTTTCTTCTGGAATGCGATGGTTGTGGACTTCTTTCATGTTTGGAGTGTCCACTCTCGGGCAAGTTGCAACAGATTACACTCATATAA
- the LOC108214044 gene encoding uncharacterized protein LOC108214044 isoform X1 yields the protein MISVLEFFSNSGYTFVECTVRRDDTICHTCNKQAQGSHIYFCTRHNDLQSFYLHITCSELPISVYLHDHLLSLQEDFIFAEDAACIMCKKRVVGSATYTCGSCNDDVDCQNFYLHKPCGEFPQQINHHKHTIHPLSLLPRPDRFTCDICYREIKVSYACVDCNFDACVFCGLEQRLLHHEGHKEHALTLMNKEAFFECEACHEKANDSSYVCTTCEFWIHKTCAFSPAIIQSPTYHHHPLTLVYSVPDIHLVFSQYCGICRRFVYRRSWMYYCHKCTYFVHMKCSTSTMSIVSENEADDMDNEPDLVLFPLPSRESIFDLIVTQCCKSQVNFQGEISVAMSLTSIDPHSIEKHWSHQIHPLQQLQFTICDNDSDDSDGDRRELICNGCIQPITVSHPSYYACIQCGFFLHSFCATKLPQRLPVGALHFHPQHSLLLQMKDKFYDIVVCGVCDYSTNGFYYHCQDCDIYVDIRCAFLPTRIKHESHKHHSLVQRPASNSTCSITRYRNEVGVEYGCESCSSFLIDMRCIIIPSRTKHKYDAHPLTLRNPPFFYEGAFYCESCEERVSNQDLLFHCSESEHSYHYACGFWLNTVKLGGTIKVFIADKPHTLALVFKSPTIKRPIHTCSRCFTFFHSYCFLLECDGCGLLSCLECPLSGKLQQITLI from the exons ATGATTTCAGTGTTGGAGTTCTTCAGCAATTCGGGGTACACATTTGTAGAGTGTACTGTTAGGAGAGACGATACTATATGCCATACATGCAACAAACAAGCTCAAGGCTCTCATATATATTTCTGTACCAGACACAATGATCTTCAAAGTTTCTACCTGCACATTACTTGTTCAGAATTACCCATATCAGTTTATCTACATGACCATTTATTAAGTTTACAAgaagattttatttttgcagAGGATGCTGCTTGTATTATGTGCAAAAAACGAGTCGTAGGCTCTGCTACATATACCTGTGGTAGTTGTAATGACGATGTTGATTGTCAAAATTTCTACTTGCATAAGCCTTGTGGAGAATTTCCGCAGCAAATAAACCACCATAAACACACCATTCATCCTCTTTCTCTCCTTCCACGCCCTGATCGTTTCACCTGTGATATTTGTTATCGTGAAATAAAGGTCTCTTATGCATGTGTTGATTGTAACTTTGATGCGTGTGTGTTTTGTGGTTTGGAACAGAGGCTGCTTCATCACGAAGGACACAAGGAGCACGCGCTGACGTTAATGAACAAGGAAGCCTTTTTTGAATGTGAAGCCTGTCATGAGAAAGCTAACGACTCTTCATATGTTTGCACCACCTGTGAGTTCTGGATTCACAAGACCTGCGCCTTTTCCCCCGCCATTATTCAATCGCCTACTTATCACCATCACCCCCTCACTCTCGTCTACTCTGTTCCTGACATTCATCTCGTCTTTAGCCAATACTGTGGTATCTGCCGCCGATTTGTTTACCGCAGGAGCTGGATGTATTATTGCCACAAGTGCACATATTTTGTGCACATGAAATGTTCAACATCCACAATGTCTATTGT AAGTGAGAATGAAGCAGATGACATGGATAATGAACCTGACCTGGTACTATTTCCTCTGCCTAGCCGGGAATCAATATTTGATCTCATTGTGACTCAGTGTTGCAAGTCCCAAGTCAACTTTCAAGGTGAAATCAGTGTTGCCATGTCACTAACATCTATTGATCCACACAGTATTGAAAAGCACTGGAGTCACCAGATCCATCCATTACAACAGCTCCAGTTTACTATCTGTGACAACGACAGCGATGACAGTGATGGTGATAGGAGAGAGCTGATATGCAACGGGTGTATTCAACCTATAACTGTTTCTCATCCCTCTTACTACGCTTGTATCCAGTGTGGTTTCTTTCTCCATTCCTTCTGTGCAACGAAGTTACCACAGAGGTTGCCTGTAGGAGCATTGCATTTTCACCCCCAACATTCTCTCTTGCTTCAGATGAAggataaattttatgatattgtGGTTTGTGGAGTTTGCGACTATTCAACAAATGGATTCTACTATCACTGTCAGGATTGTGATATCTATGTTGATATCCGTTGTGCATTCTTACCAACAAGAATAAAACACGAATCTCACAAGCATCACTCCCTTGTTCAGCGGCCAGCCTCGAATTCTACTTGCAGCATAACCAGGTATCGAAATGAGGTCGGGGTGGAATATGGATGTGAAAGCTGCAGTAGTTTCCTAATTGATATGCGCTGTATAATAATACCAAGTAGGACGAAACACAAATATGATGCTCACCCCTTAACCTTGAGAAATCCACCATTCTTCTACGAGGGAGCATTCTACTGTGAAAGCTGTGAAGAACGAGTTAGCAACCAAGATTTGCTCTTCCATTGCAGTGAATCTGAACATTCTTATCACTATGCTTGTGGGTTTTGGCTCAACACTGTCAAGTTAGGAGGGACAATTAAAGTTTTTATTGCAGATAAACCACACACACTTGCATTAGTTTTCAAGAGTCCTACAATAAAGAGGCCCATACACACTTGTTCACGGTGCTTCACTTTTTTCCATTCCTACTGTTTTCTTCTGGAATGCGATGGTTGTGGACTTCTTTCATGTTTGGAGTGTCCACTCTCGGGCAAGTTGCAACAGATTACACTCATATAA